Genomic DNA from Deltaproteobacteria bacterium:
TCCGTTCCATCTTAGCGGCCTCCGAAAAGCGCCTCGACCTTCATGAACTTCTGCACCATCATGACCAGCAGCAACGTCGCGGCCAGAAGTACCAGGCTGAGAGCCGCACTCAGACCCCACTGTAGAAGTTCCATGACTCGCCGTTCGATCAACACCGCGATCATCAGATCCTTCTGCCCGCCCATCAGTGCGGGGGTGATGAAGAATCCCAGGGAGATGATGAAGACCAAGAGACCACCTCCCATGACGCCTGGCAGGCTCAGAGGGAAGAAGACCCGCAAGAAGGTCTGCCAGGGTCTTGCGCCCAGAGTGTAGGCTGCAGCCGTGAGGCGGGGGTCGATGTTTCGCATGACGCTGTAGAGAGGAAAGATCATGTAGGGCAGCATGATGTGGGTCATGCCGATAATCGTCCCCGTGGTGTTGAACAGAAGCTGAACGGGGCCGTCCGTCAGGCCCAATTCGATCAGCAGGAAATTTACCACCCCTCTCCGCCCGAGCAGGATCATCCAGGCATAGGTCCTAACCAGAACGGATGTCCAGAAGGGCAGGATGATACAGATCATCAGGATCTTCTGCCACTTCTCGCGGGCGTGAAGCAGGAGGCCGGCCATGGGATATCCCAGAATCAGGGTGAGGAGGGTGACCGTGCCCGC
This window encodes:
- a CDS encoding ABC transporter permease yields the protein MQPARILGGGFYRHPQVCYALLAGAAGLFVAAFFGYPLFGILKLAMFHKGFTTSYFREIFQDPEGYYFRVFFTTFRVAGTVTLLTLILGYPMAGLLLHAREKWQKILMICIILPFWTSVLVRTYAWMILLGRRGVVNFLLIELGLTDGPVQLLFNTTGTIIGMTHIMLPYMIFPLYSVMRNIDPRLTAAAYTLGARPWQTFLRVFFPLSLPGVMGGGLLVFIISLGFFITPALMGGQKDLMIAVLIERRVMELLQWGLSAALSLVLLAATLLLVMMVQKFMKVEALFGGR